The region GGCTGAAGGCGCGTTCAGGACCAAAGCGCCGCGCCCCCGACATTCCCGGCAGCGCGAAGTTCGCACCCTGTGGCGTGGCGCCCGGACGCTATGTGACCGAAGCGTGATGCGCAGGTCCATGGGCGCCGGCTCATGCCCGGCCGCCAACGCAGTTTCGATTTTTGCAACCCAACCGTGAGGAGATACCCAGATGGAATCGACCAACACCGCGGACGCCGCCGCCCGGCAGGCGTCGCAGGCCCCGCACCGCAAGCTGCTTGACTTCGTCCGGCACAATCGCCTGGACCCGGCCGCGATCCTCGAGTCGCGCCGCAAGGACATCGAGGCGCTGGCCAGCATCAACATCACGCTGCTGGCCGGCCTGCAATCGGTGGTGCGCCTGCAGGCCGAGTACCTGTGCGACACCGCCGCCGACCTGCAGGCGCTGGCGCGCGGCGGCGAGTCCGCCGAGGGCAAGGCTTCTGCCGGGGCGGCACAAGCGCTGCCGCGCTCGCTGCACAAGGCCGTGGCCGGCCTGCGCGGCCTGAGCGATACGCTCTACAAGGCCCAGGCGGACAGCATCGCCACGGTCGGCCGGCGCATCGCCGAGAACGTTGAGGAGGTCAAGGGCATCCTGCGCCCCAAGGCATAAACGCGGCGGGCATGGCCGGCGCGACCGCCATGCCCGCGCGCCAACGTCTCCAGGACGAACTGATGACAACCATCGATGCCGGCACGCAAGCCGGCCACAAGCTCCAGGTCCGGACCGTGGATCTGGACGGCCAGGTACTCAGGACTGGCATCCGGCCGGGCCGCGACGCCGGCCCGCCGCTGCTGGTGTTCAACGGCATCGGCGCCAACTTCGAACTGCTCCAGCCCTTTGTCGACGCACTGCCCGACATCGAAGTGATTCTCTTCGACGTCCCCGGCGTCGGCGGGTCGCCCCCGCCGCTGATGCCTTACCGCTTCTCCAGTCTGTGCGTGCTGGCCGACCGGCTGCTGTCGCGCCTTGGCTATGATGGCCAGGTCGATGCGCTTGGCGTGTCGTGGGGCGGAGCGCTGGCGCAGGAGTTTGCCCGGCTTCATGCCCACCGTTGCAGGCGCCTGGTCCTGGCGGCCACCTCGCCCGGCGTCATCATGGTGCCCGGCAGACTGTCAGTGCTGACCAAGATGATCGGCCTGCGCCGCTATACCGATCCGCAGTTCCTGCGCCGCGTTGGCGCCGACCTGTATGGCGGCGCCTTGCGCCATGACCCCGCATGGCTCGACCAGCATGGCCGGCACATGCGGCCGCCGCGCGGACGCGGCTACCTCTACCAGCTGCTGGCGGCCTGGGGCTGGAGCAGCCTGCCCTGGCTGGGCGCGCTGAAGCAGCCCACGCTGGTGATGCACGGGACCGACGACCCGATCGTGCCGCCGGTCAATGCCAGGATCCTGGCCGCCGCCATTCCCCACGCGGCGCTGCAGCTGGTCGACGACGGGCACCTCTTTCTTGTGACTGGCGCCGAGAGCGCGGCCAGAACCATCGGCCGCTTCCTGCGCGCTCCGGAAGCGGCTGCTAGCGAAACCTGAACAGGCCTTGCCAGAAGGCCTCGAACGCGCTGATGGGAATCTCGGTACGCGCGGTGCCGGCATCCGCCGGCGCTACGGCCTCGTCGCATGCCTGCCCGGCG is a window of Cupriavidus taiwanensis LMG 19424 DNA encoding:
- the phaZ gene encoding poly(3-hydroxyalkanoate) depolymerase; translated protein: MTTIDAGTQAGHKLQVRTVDLDGQVLRTGIRPGRDAGPPLLVFNGIGANFELLQPFVDALPDIEVILFDVPGVGGSPPPLMPYRFSSLCVLADRLLSRLGYDGQVDALGVSWGGALAQEFARLHAHRCRRLVLAATSPGVIMVPGRLSVLTKMIGLRRYTDPQFLRRVGADLYGGALRHDPAWLDQHGRHMRPPRGRGYLYQLLAAWGWSSLPWLGALKQPTLVMHGTDDPIVPPVNARILAAAIPHAALQLVDDGHLFLVTGAESAARTIGRFLRAPEAAASET